The Pelagibaculum spongiae genome contains the following window.
GGGACTGGAGATGAAGAAGAAGTTATTGCGGGTGGAGGGATTGGTTTAGTAATATTGGCTACCAATCTTGCTAGTTATGACATAGGAATTAATATGTAGTTTTTGAGCATTCTAAATAGTGAACAATATGAGAAAGTATCTGAGCTTCACATTTTCACCTGTGATTGATCCGCGCAGTAGAAATTAAACCGCTATTTCGGCAGTATACTCATCCAACAACAACAACAACCAGTTTCAAACTACACGATTGTGGATCTAATAGAGTTAGTTCATCGGTTTTTTATATAGTCAGGTAGCTAAATTGAATGAAGATCAGAAACAAACGTTAATGAAGTGGCGCTCTAGATGCAAGAGAGCACAAATAGCACACAGTTACACCGCGATTAGTTATGGTCGATACCATCTTTTTCTAGGTATTATGTTGATCGCTTTAACGACTACATCATGCGTGTTAATTTTTGCTCCTAATACTATTATGCCTTCGTGGCTCTCACCAACTATCGGTATTTCTGCGGCATTATTTGCATACTTGCAAACCTTTTTACGCCTATCTGAACAGGCCGATTCACAAAGAGTCGTAGCCAGACGGTATGGAGCTTTGAAGAAAGAAATTGAATACATTCTTGA
Protein-coding sequences here:
- a CDS encoding SLATT domain-containing protein, whose protein sequence is MNEDQKQTLMKWRSRCKRAQIAHSYTAISYGRYHLFLGIMLIALTTTSCVLIFAPNTIMPSWLSPTIGISAALFAYLQTFLRLSEQADSQRVVARRYGALKKEIEYILDFQLNATNCMDQVDSVRVKEYEIATDAPHALSHRWKKAANETKSENDFFSRRNRP